CAAATTTACACAAAGATTTGGGAGTAACCTTTGTGATGGTGACACACGACCAAGAAGAAGCATTATCTTTGAGCGATCGCATTGCCGTCATGAACCAAGGCAAAATTGAACAAGTTGGCACTCCCAGCCAAATTTACGAACGCCCCTGCACATCCTTTGTTGCTGATTTTATCGGCGATACTAATTTATTCAGTGGTGAAATCGTAGCGGTAGACTCCTCTAATGTAAAAATTTCGACAAAAACGGGACTCTCAATTGTCATTAGCCGCGCCCAAGATACACCATCTGAATTATCAAAAGCGGTAGTAGTTAGCGTGCGTCCAGAGAAAATACAACTTTCCCTTTATCCACCCAATTTGCCAGCTAATTGTTTTGAAGGACGGCTTGTTAATGTTATGTATTTAGGCACACACGTTAATTATGTTGTGGAATTAACAAATGGCATGAGCATAAGTGTGTTGCAACCTAATACTTTAGGTAGTTTACCAGACCGCGACACGCCCATCTATGCTTGGTGGGCAGAAAATGATTGTTTAGCGATTAGTCAATAGTTATTATAAAAATCTGCCTTCTTTCTCATTACCTCTTGCCTCTTAAATCAAGTAAGTTCTCCAACTCAAAGCGCATTCCTATCTAAAATTAAATAATGGAATAATACCTTGACCCTGTAATAGGAATATCAACCCATGTCAATTTTGAAAAGAGTTCCTTGGGTGTCTCTGGCGCTAGTATTGCTTAGTTACAGTACTTTGGGCTGGGTAATATCTGAAGCACACGCTCCTTTGTCTGTGTGGCTGGTGACTGTGGTTGCTATTTTGCTTTTAATAGTAACATTGACCACTCCTTGGCCAAAAATGACAGATCATCTCAGTACTTTGCTTAAATCAAATATTAGGTCTTTTGCCGTTGCCGTCTTAGCAGCTTTTTTGTTTTTTATTATGATTGCCTGGTTTGGGGTATTTCTTGACACTTTGCTCATCATTTCGGCAACTATATTAGTCAGGATAGACTTTCAAAAAGCAGGACTTAGAGAAGGGCTAGCCTTTTTAACTGCATCTATCTTTTCATTGGCAGGTTTAGGCTTGGGTGCGCTAATCTACAAGTTAATATATTCCCAAATTTCACTCAAGTTATGAAGTATACCCAAAAAATCTAGCGATGCCTGGAGCGAGCTGGGATAACGCTTCAGAATCGATCTTACTCAGCTAAAGATTTATTTTTGGCTCAGATTTTCGGCTTTTTAACAATTCTTAATTCGTAATAGTTAACAACATAATAGACATCTCCAAATAAAAATTAATTATGCATTATCTTATAGATGTGGATCTAGACCCCAAGCATAATTTTATCGACACTTCCATCCTTCAGTTACGAATTATGAATTATATCTAATGCTTGCTTGGGTTCAAAATACAGGCTGGTCAAACAGCAGTAGAGACAGGAAAAAATCCATGATAAAAATTGATACCCAACTTGTAACTACTGCTTTTGTTGCCGATTCTCCTACTTCCTTGGCTCCCCCTTTAGTAGTTAAACCCCAACTACAGCCAATGACAGCAACTAGCACACCAAAAATAAACCCTTTTAGCAAAATAATAAACAAATCTGATGGTTGTAAAAAATTTCTGACAGATTCTAAAAATGTTTCGGGAATAATTTGATAAAACTTCAATCCGGCAAAAATTCCACCGATGATGCCAGTAACTAAAGCTAAAATCGTCATTAAAGGCACCATTAAACTACAAGCAATTACTCTAGGAAGTACTAGATAATCAATTGGATCAGTTTTGAGCATATAAAGTGCATCAATTTGTTCAGTTACCCGCATTGCACCTATTTCTGCTGCAAAAGCAGAACCAACTTGTCCTGCCATAATACTAGCAGTCAAAATTGGAGCTAATTCTCTACAAAAAGCTAAGGCAAAAGCACCTCCCACAGCATCAACAGCCCCAAATCGGACTAATTCCCTCGCTGTCTGAACAGTAAAAATCATTCCTGCAAAACCGCTAACAAGGAGAACTGGAGAAATAGAACCTGGCCCCGCAGTGACTAGATGTTGCAAAATTTTGCGGTAGTAAGTTTTTCCTTGGAGTAAATGTAGCCACACTTGCCCGAAAAGCAGGATTGCCGCAAAACAGCGGACAATCTCAGATTGGTCGAAATTTGTTTTTAGTCGCAATTTTATCGTCCTTAAGACTGACTTTTTTGCAAATTATTGTTATATCAATTCTCCAAAATAAGACTACAGATACAAATGGTGGAAACCCAGCCAGATGTAATCTGACTTTCTAAATTACGAAGAGGCACTTCGTGTCTCTTCCCATAGGATATGACGAATTGGTATTAGCGTATGGTACATGAACACAATCAAGTTTGAGACTTTTTTGCTAAATACAAATTGTATAACTGGTATTTTATTTTTACGTGAGTCCCTAATGTTAAATAATTTTTTATGAAGAGGATAATATCAGGAGTATTTATGTTGCTATTGATACTAGATGTATCCGTAGCATATCCAGCTTTTGCATCTGTATGCCGCAATTATGACAACTACGACGGACTACACCTACGCCACAAGATTTGTATTCTCAGCATCAACCGTAGTGCTAAAAATTATTGGGAATATAAGGCAGTCGTTAGTGTTGATGGAGTAAAAAGACCTACTGAGATTTACAATTGTCGTGAACGAGTCAAGGTTCAAAAAGATGGGAGTGTTTTGCCCTTTGAGCAGAAAGACTTTGGTGAGATAATATGCAGCTTTTTTAATTCTTCTCGGCATTGAACACGCGCCAGATAATAAAGATCGTAAAACCTAGATAGGCAAATACTGTTAGCCATTCTTGCCAGCTACCAAATGCATTATTCATTAGCCAAAGCCGGAAAATTAATATTTTTTAGAACACGCGTTTAGGGTAAACCCTGCGGGAAGCCGCTTTAGTCCTATTTTCAATCCTACACCCTGATACTGCCAGTTGCTTGCTGTATTTTAGAGATGTCTGAAGGCTACTCAAAAATTCGGCGTTGCTGAATCGAGGGATGAACTTGAATGTAGAGACGTAAAATTTTACGTCTCTACAAGGATTTTTCACCGCAATGCACAATCGGTTTCATGCCGCAATCAACAACGCCAAAAATTCTTAGCTAATTTTCCGGAATCGATAATAGTCGGGTGGTATCCCTTATTAGAGCATCGATATTATACTGAACCTACTATAACTAACCTTCGGGGAATATAGCCCCATTGTTTCCACTCAAAAGCCCGGTCATTAAGACCGGGTTTTTGATGTTCATAGCAATACAAATTAGCGGGACTTTAACCCTTGTAGAGACGTAGCAATGCTACAGTTCTACATTCTTCTTCACCCTGTCCGCGTATTAAATAAAACTATTGTCCAGAAACTTTTAAGAGATTTTATCGGTCTGGTTTTCCAAATTCTGCAAAAACCAGCTAATGTCATCTACTGCTCAAGGTATTCCCGGATTACCCGATTTGACGCATCCGATTGAGCTTGTTCAATTTGGAACCCAGGCGCTCAAAGCTTCACTGTTATTAGTGTTTTTGATCGTAGCTTTAGGAGTTGCGATCGCACTGATCAGTTTTTCCCTTCGTCGCAGCCAGCCAGAACAACTTATATTTATCGGACAATGGGCTGTTGGTTATTCCCAACTGTTGCGGGGATTACAGCATTTAGCTCTAGTATTAGTTCTGTTAATACCAGGATTTTTTCTCTGTTCAACTTTAAGCAATCGTTACCACTACTGGGAACAGGCAAAAGTGGCTCAAGTGGTTGAAAGTGTTGCAGGTGAAAGGCTCGAACAACTTGCGCCCCAAGTCCGCTACACTATCCAAGAGCCATATTCATATAACACTCAAGTCGGTGGCAAAATAGTTAAGGTAAATGAGACACGAGAGATTAACCGCTTCTTGACGTTGGCTGGTTCGCAAATTCAAGTCAAGCTTGACCAAAGTATAGATGTTCCAGGTCGCAGTTCAATTTATTCGGCAAATTATACTGGCGATTATAAAGTAGTCAACCAACTCAAGGATATTAATAATTTTTTCTTTGAAGCACCACCACCCAACGGCTACATACTGCTGAAGAGCTACAAAATCGAGCGTGATGGTACTAGATTACAACAAACCAATCCGGGAGACTATGGTTTTCCCTTCCGGCTGGAACCAGGGGAAGAAACTACCTTTCGAGTCACATATCAGGCTAGAGGTGGCCCTCGCTGGGTTTATAGTGCAGGGGGACAGATCCTATCTAACTTCCGTCTCATAGCCATTGCTAACTTTGCTCCCGCTAATTTTGCTAGTGGTATTGAACCTGATGAGATTAAATCTGATGGACGCAGTACGCAATTTACTTGGAAATTTGATGAGAATGTTTCAGTCAAAAATCCATTTGGAGTCTTTACGAACACCGAACCGATTCGGAATACGGGGATAATTCCGCGTCTTTTATTGCTAGCACCAGCAATATTTTTGTGGTGGATATTGTTGTTATATTTGTCGCTACCAATGAGTTTCAGAAATGTGGCGATCGCTGCTAGTATTTTCTTTGCTTGTCTATTGATTTTGACCTATCTGGCTCGTGTCATCAATGCTCAGTTGGCCTGGACTTTAATTTCTATCATCTTACTGTTTTTGACATGGGGATTGGGAGCCAGTCGCAGTGCTTCTTTAGCTGCAATTATCTCTACTATTGCTGGAGCCATATTACCCATCTTTGGATTATTAGTACCCTTTAGCGGCCTCACCCTCAGCCTAGCGGGTTTGCTTTCAGCAGTTTGGCTAGCAGTTCGTCACTGGTATGGCTGGTATACTTTGCATCCAGAAGATCGAAGATTACAGGCTCAAAAAAATGCTAAAGATTAGTAGATTTCGCTATGATTAGCGAAGTTTTAGCAAATAGCATTTATGGATAACGATTTACTGGCTTTTTTTGCGGGTGCTGGGTTACTCATCCTCTATCTCATTTTTTCTGCATTGACTGAAATGGGAACTAAACTACCTTGGAAGAAATAAACTAATAGGGCGATAAAGTTGCTAAAAATTTACATTTTTCAACCTTATTGGACTTGGAAAAAGGAATAAACATCCTTTAGGCTAAGTTAATATACTTATTGTTCAAGAGAATTTCAAATGCGCGATCCCCAAAAAAACCACATTAAAATCGAGCCGGCAACCCTCGTATTAATTGTGTCCCTACTAATACTCTTGCCTCTACTGTTTGTTGGTTTTTTCTCGCAGTGAGCTTTAAATAAATTTGCAATATTTCAACGAATTAGCAACTTACTTCAACTTCTAAAAATATGGGTTTATCCGGTCAACAACGTAAAGAACTACAAGATGCTTTGATTGATGCTTTTCCTAATACAGCATTTCTAGAGCAAATGTTGTCATTTGAATTAGATAAAAATTTAAGAGCAATTGCTGGCGAAGGGAGTTTACAAGATATTGTCTTTAAATTAATCCAAACAGCAAATTCTCAGGGATGGGTTGAAGATTTAGTTCATGCTGCGTATAATTCAAACCCTGGAAACCCAAAACTGAGGACTATTGCCGGAGCATTATTGCCAAATCACGATCCAGAAACCTCTTCTGTTTCCTCACCTAATATTCCCCAAAAACAAACTAATCAGCAGCAGAAAATCTTGATTCTAACAGCAATTCCTCACGGGCTGCGTTTGGATAAAGAGATTCGACAAATTGAAGAAGCCATACGACGAGCTGCTAATCGAGATTTATTTGAAATTCGCATTAGAACTGCTGTACGCCCTCAAGATATTCGTCGTGGTATTGCAGAAGAACAGCCTCAAATTGTTCATTTTTGTGGACACGGCTTGGAAGATGGCAGCTTGTTGTTAGAGGATGATGGGGGGAACAACAAGCCAGTTGCACCAGAAGGTTTAGCATCTCTGTTTAAGTTGCACGCTGATTATGTTAAATGCGTACTGCTTAATGCTTGTTATTCAGAAAAATCGGCTGTAGCAATTAGCCAATACATTAATTATGTCATTGGGATGAATAACCCAATTCAAGACAAAGCGGCAATTACGTTTACTGAAGGGTTTTATGATGGACTTTGTTATAAAAATTCAGGCAATCAAGATTTATTTGAAAGAGCTTTTGATGAAGGTATAGTTGCTATCAAAATGGAAAATGTTTCGCAAGGAACTATACCAGTATTAAAAAAAAAGAATTCATAACAAATCATTGGCAAACACCTTCTGTTACTTCATCTCAAACTCCTCCAGAAAATGTTCATCAGGTTGCTCTACTGAGTGAGCAAGGGATAAATTACTCCAAACTGCGCGACTTTTTAGCCAATGAGCAGTGGAAAGAAGCTGACAATGAAACAGAAATGCTCATATTGGAAGCAGCTTGTCGAAAGGGAGAATTGCTTAATGTGGAATCGATCCAAAAATTACCAAAAACAGATATATGTACTATTGACAAGCTTTGGGTAACATCCTCTAAGGGAAAATTCGGCTTTAGTGTACAGAAGCAAATCTGGGAGGATAACCAAAAGAATACCGATAATGAATATAAATTGTATTGTCTATTTGGGAATCGCGTTGGATGGCGCAAGCATGAAAAATGGTTACAGTATAAGGATATTACCTTTAATCTTTCGGCTCCCAAAGGACATTTTCCACAACGGGGGTTGGAAGCAGTATTGCTCGGTAAAACGATACAGTGGTGGTCAAACGAATCTTTGATGTCATTGGGTTTAGGAGAGAATTTATTTAGCGAGTTTTTCTATCGAGTTTCGGTGTGCAATTTATAAAATTGGAAAAGAAAAATTACTTTTTACCAACTTGCATGTATCTTTTGGCATATAATAAACTTCCAATTATTGTGAACTTTATAGTTGAAGTGTCTGACTATTCTAATCCCATATCTATAAAACTTAGAGGTGGACAAGTTGAGGTACAACTAACCTTAAGAGCTACAGTGTTTTTCCCTTCTACATTAAGACCCAATGTTTGTTTTGCGCCTACTGTGACTTGTCGAGTTTCAGCAGATTTGTTATCTAAAAATATCTCTAATTGAATCTTATTGCTTGGTTGTGAAAGAGGATTTGCATCATTTACCCCAAACACCAGATTTAGTTTTTTATAACTGGAATGCAAGTTGCAAATAAACTCCAACGGTTGAGGGGTAAGTTGGTTGCTATAAGATATGTTTGCAATCTCAGACACGAATTCTTTTCCTATAGTAATTTGAGCATTATTTGGATTATGTAACATTTGACTTATATCGTATCCTGGAGTATCACTTATACATTTTGTTGCAGTATAAAGCACGCCTGGAGATGATGTAATTGGCAAAGGACTATTAGTAATAATAGGTGTTGGTGAAATAGGGGATTCTGAAATAGTTGGAGAAGCTGAAGGATTAGTAGAGGTACTGGGAGTCGATGGAACGGGGGATTCTGGAATTCTACTTGGAGAAGATAAGGGAATTGAGGAGTTGTTAGAAATTAAACCCAGCCGTTGCAGAACTACTACAGTAATAACTGATCCACCGACAAAAGTGACTGTCAAACCCCCAGCAATTAAGTAAATACGACTTTTGAGACTCATTCTTTTTCTTTCCGTAGTATTTTGATACTGTTCTGTAGTATTTTTATCTTTTGGAGTCATGTTATTATGCCTAATCTTTAGTGTGCTTTTTAATCTGAGTAGGTAACAAGCAAGTGTAGTTTTTCACTCTCCAATCCCTTGATCAGCAGTTTATCGCAAAACTGAAATTGATTACCAAAATCTACTAACTCCTAATATTCTTTCATCTGGCTACTGTGCAAGTTCCACACCATCAACCTCACAGCATCAGTGAGAGGTTAAGGTAATTGCTACTAACTTAATGGCTAGAGTTAGAGGTTGTTTGAAAAGTGGTATGTTGTGATTTTAATCGAATTGTTACCCCCCTTAATCCCCCCTTATAAAGGGGGGAAACAAGAAAAATTCAGTTCCCTCCCCAATATATCGGGGAGGGTTAGGGTGGGGTAAAAAATATTTGATACATCAATCATGACTTTTCAAACATACTCTTAGACCGAGACCAATCGATTATTACTACATATTATTTAGTTAAAAATGATTATCTATAGATTCATCTAATATAAAATTAAGCGGAAAATCTCTGACTAAAGTAGATATTCAGCTTTGTGTATGATTTTTTCAAGCAATATCGATGTCAGCATTTTGAAAATTTATGAAACTCGATCAATCTGCTTTTAATCTGAGTTTCACTATTGCTATTTGTCTAACACTCTTTCAAGAAACAGAAATATTTCTTTACAATCCATCACAGGCGATCGCCCGTAAACAGCTTTTATTACTCTCGGCAGAGGAAACTCAAAACCCTTGTTTTTTCGTCCTGATTTCAAATAAGCATTTTTGATCCCGATTATGAAACAAGCGTTCCAACCAAGGTCTTAAATAAGATTCAAGATTAGCGTCTTATTTTTCTCTCACCAGAGACAGGGACACAAAACAATGCCAATTAGCTTACTGGAATATCAGTCAAAAAAATGTCTGTTCTATTTTTAGTAAAATACTAAAGACTCCTGTATAATTATCTGAATTCATACTTGGGTAGCATCTCGCAAAGAGTACTAAAAAAACGGGTTTAGATCCATTGATTCAACAGACGTTCATTATGTGAATGCCTTCAGATTGGTGTGTCGTTGTGAACAGGACTGCGTGGGCTAACACAATATTGCACATTAAGAAGTAGGGTTTTTCACTTCGGTTTGAGATGATTGATCGTTAGTGAACAGTGCCGTTAGGTATTAATGTTTAGATGTTCTACTTAATTTGAATACTCAATTAGTCCAACTAAAACAGGAGGAAGATAAATGTCAGCATCCAAAGGTTTCTTCAAGCTGCTATTCGATTTTTCTTTTTCGCGCTTTATTGGTATCAGAATAATCGGTGTTATTTATGGTGTGGGGATGTTTTTTGCTGCTCTATTGGTTCTGGGGTCTGTCGTAGCGGGTTTTAATCACGACTTTCTTGCGGGATTAGGGGCTTTAATAATATCTCCAATTATTTTTTTGATATACGTGATTATCCTGCGAATAATTCTAGAAGGGTTTGTTGCCGCACTAAGAACTGCTGAGAATACTACTCAGTTAGCTGAGAATGCCAAACGAGAATACGAGGTCAGGTAATCCCTGAAAGGTTAATATAAAGGGCTTTTCAAAAGGAGGATTTAAACCCTTTAACTTACGATAAAATGTTCTTTATGGAACCTTCTGGAACTCTTGCTGGTTTAGATATTCTGGTAATTGAAGATGATAACGATACTCGCTTTTTCATCACGACTGTGTTGGAAATGGATGGAGCAAAAGTTATACCAGTAATATCCGCAGATGCGGCACGCGAAGTATTATCTGAATTCCAGCCCGATGTTTTAATTTCTGATATTGGGTTGCCTGGCGAGGATGGCTACACTTTCATCCGCAAATTTCGTGCGCTCAAACCAAATAATTGTGGACGAGTCCCAGCTATTGCTTTAACAGCTTATGCTGATAGTGAGGCTCGTATCCGTGCCTTGGAAGGTGGCTTTGACACTCATGTATCTAAACCCGTTGATCCAGAAGAATTAGTTGAGATAGTAGCTAGCTTGGTTGCTTCTTGTCATTGGTAATGATTGTAGTAGCTGATAAGTGCGTTAAGCTACTATTAACGCACTATTTTAACTGAGAGACTACTTAGGTAGAACTTGCCGTAATGCTGCTAAAAGTTGGTCAACACTTTCCTTTCGACTATTAAAGCCCATTAAACCTACGCGCCAAACTTTACCCGCTAGTTCGCCAAGACCACCGCCAATTTCAATATTATATTCATTGAGTAACTGTCGTGCGATCGCTTTCCCATCTACTCCTGTTGGAATGCGGACAGTGGTAAGGGTTGGTAGTCTATATTCTTGTTCAACATGCATACTCAGTCCTAAATTCTCCAACCCTTGCCAGAGATATTCTACATTCTTCTGATGTCGCTGCCACGAGTTCGCTAATCCCTCTTCTGCCAGCAAACGTAATGCTTCCCGCAATGCATAATATAAATTAATCGGTGCTGTGTGGTGATATATGCGTTCAGCACCCCAATATTTACCCAGTAACAACATATCCAAATACCAGTTTGCCACCTTTGTTTGGCGCTGTTGCAATTTCTCAACTGCGCGCGCACTCATAGTAAAAGGCGAAGCACCAGGCGGACAACCCAACCCTTTTTGGCTACAACTATAGGCTAAGTCAACTCCCCAAGCATCCAAAAATATGGGGACACCACCCAAACTTGTTACAGTATCCACCAGCAGCAAAGTGCCAAATTCACGACACAAATCAGCAACTCCTTCTAAAGGTTGCCTTGCGCCAGTGGAAGTTTCGGCATGAACTAGAGCTAAAATAGCGGGACGATGAGTTTCTAGGGCAGTTTTGAGTTCATCAAGGTTAAAGACTTGTCCCCAAGGTTTGGTAATGGTTCGCACATCAGCACTATAACGTCCAGCCATATCTACGAGACGATTACCAAAATAGCCAGCTACACCAATCAAAACTATATCACCAGGTTCAACAGCATTGGCGATGGTTGCTTCCATTGCGGCTGTTCCCGTACCACTAACTGCAATGGTAAGTGAGTTTTCTGTCTGCCATACGTAGCGTAGCAACGACTGAATTTCATCCATGAGGGCGAGAAAAGCAGGGTCAAGATGCCCAACTGGTGAGGTATTCATCGCTTGGAGAACTGTGGGATGGGCATTTGAGGGCCCTGGCCCTAAAAGTAGACGGGATGGGATTTCTAACGGTGTGAGTTGCAAGCGCCCAGAGTCGTTGATTGAAATTGTTTGCGTCATAATCTGTCTTCGCCTAGACCATACTTACCGAATCATAGAGCGATGGCTTCGCCAACGCCAGAGGCGATCGCATCACTGATATTTTAGTGAATCTGTCATTTGCCAGAAGATGTCAGCGCCATAAAGTATTACAGTGATTTAAAGAAATGCCTGACAGTATACTTATTCACTTACCCAGCGCCTTCTTCACGCCGTTCCTAATTTCCTAGCTGATCCTGGTTGCAGTTATAGCTAAGGTAAAAGGTAAAAGAGAGAATTTTTTACTTTTAATTTATTAGCCTCTATGAATAACTTGACAACAGACAAATTATCGACACCCCGGTTGTTTAAAGGCATTGCCCTATTTACACCAGGAGGAGATTTAATTTACTGCATCGACCCTAGCAAGCAAGGCCGATGGCATTTACATTTATGCTCGGCTTTGCAAGAAATCCTAGATTTACCAGAACCACCGCACTTTTTAGTACCTTGTTATACTGCGACTATTGACCACTGGTTAGATCCGCGCACTCAACAAGTGCGAACTTTTGCAGAAGCTTATCCGGCTGTAATTAGACATCAAGCTTTGCTTAATGCCATTTTTGGCACAGGAGAGTTAGTCTGGCAAGCAGCTCCTTGGCAAGAGGGTTTGTGCGATCGCATGGTGTTGACAACTTATCGTTCGTCATTCCCGCAGCTTTGGGAGGATCACGATTTAATTGTTCGTTTAGACCTTTCTGAACCAGTGCCAAAATACCACCAACCAGTGATAGTCCAAAAAAAGGAAGTAATTACACAAGGCTATGTTCTCCGGTTGTTTGTTGCAGGACATAGCAGCACAACCGAACGCATTCTACAAAATTTACACGAATTGTTAGAGCGATCGCTCGGACACCCCTATACTCTGAAAGTAATTGATGTTTTAACTCATCCAGAACAAGCAGAGTTAAATCAGGTTTCTGCAACTCCTACCCTTGTCAAGGTTTGGCCTCACCCGATTCGGCGAATCGTTGGAGAGTTAGATCGTGTAGAAAAGATTTTACAGATGTTAGCTGCTAAGGAAAAATTTTAAGTTTTACAATTGTTTTTACTAGAAATTAAAGAAAGTCTGTACTAAGCTTATGGCTCGTGAACCGCTTTGCAATTAGGCTAGTACCGCAGGGCGGAATTAAAAATTAAAAATTAAAAACGAATACAGCATGAGGGTTTCATTGATTTGGAATGGGTGGTTTATTTCCGCCGCACTGTACTAGTTTTGCAAAGTGCGCGAATAGGTAGGTGTTGGTGAAAAGGTGGCTACGAAAATGGCTGAATTGCCTTGTATGCAAGAACTTGACGGATGTAGAGTT
This genomic interval from Nostoc sp. KVJ3 contains the following:
- a CDS encoding circadian clock KaiB family protein, with product MNNLTTDKLSTPRLFKGIALFTPGGDLIYCIDPSKQGRWHLHLCSALQEILDLPEPPHFLVPCYTATIDHWLDPRTQQVRTFAEAYPAVIRHQALLNAIFGTGELVWQAAPWQEGLCDRMVLTTYRSSFPQLWEDHDLIVRLDLSEPVPKYHQPVIVQKKEVITQGYVLRLFVAGHSSTTERILQNLHELLERSLGHPYTLKVIDVLTHPEQAELNQVSATPTLVKVWPHPIRRIVGELDRVEKILQMLAAKEKF
- a CDS encoding alanine--glyoxylate aminotransferase family protein; this encodes MTQTISINDSGRLQLTPLEIPSRLLLGPGPSNAHPTVLQAMNTSPVGHLDPAFLALMDEIQSLLRYVWQTENSLTIAVSGTGTAAMEATIANAVEPGDIVLIGVAGYFGNRLVDMAGRYSADVRTITKPWGQVFNLDELKTALETHRPAILALVHAETSTGARQPLEGVADLCREFGTLLLVDTVTSLGGVPIFLDAWGVDLAYSCSQKGLGCPPGASPFTMSARAVEKLQQRQTKVANWYLDMLLLGKYWGAERIYHHTAPINLYYALREALRLLAEEGLANSWQRHQKNVEYLWQGLENLGLSMHVEQEYRLPTLTTVRIPTGVDGKAIARQLLNEYNIEIGGGLGELAGKVWRVGLMGFNSRKESVDQLLAALRQVLPK
- a CDS encoding GUN4 domain-containing protein, with protein sequence MNYSKLRDFLANEQWKEADNETEMLILEAACRKGELLNVESIQKLPKTDICTIDKLWVTSSKGKFGFSVQKQIWEDNQKNTDNEYKLYCLFGNRVGWRKHEKWLQYKDITFNLSAPKGHFPQRGLEAVLLGKTIQWWSNESLMSLGLGENLFSEFFYRVSVCNL
- a CDS encoding DUF4282 domain-containing protein, producing the protein MSASKGFFKLLFDFSFSRFIGIRIIGVIYGVGMFFAALLVLGSVVAGFNHDFLAGLGALIISPIIFLIYVIILRIILEGFVAALRTAENTTQLAENAKREYEVR
- a CDS encoding MlaE family ABC transporter permease, with the protein product MRLKTNFDQSEIVRCFAAILLFGQVWLHLLQGKTYYRKILQHLVTAGPGSISPVLLVSGFAGMIFTVQTARELVRFGAVDAVGGAFALAFCRELAPILTASIMAGQVGSAFAAEIGAMRVTEQIDALYMLKTDPIDYLVLPRVIACSLMVPLMTILALVTGIIGGIFAGLKFYQIIPETFLESVRNFLQPSDLFIILLKGFIFGVLVAVIGCSWGLTTKGGAKEVGESATKAVVTSWVSIFIMDFFLSLLLFDQPVF
- a CDS encoding response regulator, giving the protein MEPSGTLAGLDILVIEDDNDTRFFITTVLEMDGAKVIPVISADAAREVLSEFQPDVLISDIGLPGEDGYTFIRKFRALKPNNCGRVPAIALTAYADSEARIRALEGGFDTHVSKPVDPEELVEIVASLVASCHW
- a CDS encoding CHAT domain-containing protein, whose translation is MGLSGQQRKELQDALIDAFPNTAFLEQMLSFELDKNLRAIAGEGSLQDIVFKLIQTANSQGWVEDLVHAAYNSNPGNPKLRTIAGALLPNHDPETSSVSSPNIPQKQTNQQQKILILTAIPHGLRLDKEIRQIEEAIRRAANRDLFEIRIRTAVRPQDIRRGIAEEQPQIVHFCGHGLEDGSLLLEDDGGNNKPVAPEGLASLFKLHADYVKCVLLNACYSEKSAVAISQYINYVIGMNNPIQDKAAITFTEGFYDGLCYKNSGNQDLFERAFDEGIVAIKMENVSQGTIPVLKKKNS